A DNA window from Impatiens glandulifera chromosome 7, dImpGla2.1, whole genome shotgun sequence contains the following coding sequences:
- the LOC124944418 gene encoding cytochrome b561 and DOMON domain-containing protein At5g47530-like yields the protein MEDNKPKSTAILFLSSLLMISLLISSSSAQNCQSTTFSGNRIYSTCTALPVLNSFLHWNYHQSNQTVDLAYRHTGVSSTNWVAWALNINGAGMTGAQALVAFQGTGGNMQAYTSSVPNTGISTLSPGNLSFGVPSISAEFVSSEIIIYATLQLPGDGTSFNQVWQIGPLSGNNPAAHNLAGANLASTGRVNFADGSVSGDGGAASTRQRNKNIHGVLNAISWGVLMPFGAIVARYLKVFKSADPAWFYIHVACQSSAYIIGVAGWGTGLKLGEESGLDNTTHRNIGITLFCLGTLQVFALMLRPNKDNKYRMYWNFYHWGVGYTVIILTIVNIFKGFDLLNPAKEWKHAYIGIIVSYGVIAVLLECYTWFLVIKRKRQTPSGDKYPYAGNGQTV from the exons ATGGAGGATAATAAACCCAAATCGACAGCAATTCTGTTCTTATCTTCTCTTTTGATGATATCTCTCCTGATTTCTTCATCCTCTGCTCAGAATTGTCAATCCACAACATTCTCCGGCAACAGGATTTACTCCACCTGCACAGCTCTCCCCGTTTTAAACTCTTTCCTTCACTGGAATTACCATCAATCCAATCAGACTGTTGATCTTGCTTACCGGCACACCGGCGTCTCTTCCACTAACTGGGTCGCATGGGCGCTCAATATCAATGGAGCTGGCATGACCGGAGCTCAGGCGCTCGTCGCCTTTCAGGGAACCGGAGGAAACATGCAGGCCTATACCTCCTCTGTTCCTAACACTGGTATTTCAACCCTCTCGCCGGGAAATTTGAGCTTCGGTGTCCCATCCATCTCTGCTGAATTTGTTAGCAGTGAGATTATTATTTATGCCACTCTTCAACTTCCCGGTGACGGTACTAGTTTCAATCAGGTCTGGCAAATTGGACCTCTTTCCGGTAATAATCCGGCAGCACACAACTTGGCCGGAGCTAACTTGGCGTCAACAGGGAGAGTAAATTTTGCCGACGGCTCTGTATCGGGTGATGGAGGCGCCGCTAGTACTAGACAGAGAAACAAAAAT aTTCACGGAGTATTGAATGCAATCAGTTGGGGAGTGTTGATGCCGTTTGGGGCGATAGTGGCTAGATATTTAAAGGTGTTTAAGTCGGCTGATCCGGCATGGTTCTATATCCATGTCGCGTGTCAATCGTCAGCCTACATCATCGGAGTAGCCGGATGGGGTACTGGATTGAAACTCGGGGAGGAGTCTGGATTAGACAATACCACACATAGAAATATAGGGATTACCCTCTTTTGCCTCGGCACTCTTCag GTGTTTGCGCTTATGTTGAGGCCCAACAAAGACAACAAGTATAGAATGTATTGGAACTTTTACCATTGGGGTGTGGGATACACTGTGATCATCCTCACAATAGTAAACATCTTCAAGGGATTCGACCTTTTGAACCCGGCCAAGGAATGGAAACATGCTTACATCGGAATCATCGTATCCTACGGCGTCATTGCGGTCTTGTTGGAGTGTTACACTTGGTTCTTAGTTATCAAGAGAAAGAGACAGACCCCTTCCGGCGACAAATACCCTTACGCCGGAAACGGGCAGACTGTCTAG
- the LOC124944419 gene encoding cytochrome b561 and DOMON domain-containing protein At5g47530-like, giving the protein MEDTKPKSTPIRFLSSLLMISLLISSSSAQNCQSTTFSGNRIYSTCTALPVLNSFLHWNYHQSNRTVDLAYRHTGVSSTNWVAWALNINGVGMAGAQALVAFQGTGGNMQAYTSSVIDTRISTLSPGNLSFNVPSISAEFVSSEIIIYATLHLPGDGTSFNQVWQIGPLSGNNPAAHNLAGANVASTGTVNFADGSVTGDGGAASTRQRNKNIHGVLNAISWGVLMPFGAIVARYLKVFKSADPAWFYIHVACQSSAYIIGVAGWGTGLKLGEESGLDNTTHRNIGITLFCLGTLQVFALMLRPNKDNKYRMYWNFYHWGVGYAVIILTIVNIFKGFELLNPAKGWKHAYIGIIISYGAIAVLLECYTWYFVIKRKRHTPPSGDKYPYAGNGQAV; this is encoded by the exons atggAGGATACTAAACCAAAATCCACACCAATTCGGTTCTTATCTTCTCTTTTGATGATATCTCTCCTGATTTCTTCATCCTCTGCTCAGAATTGTCAATCCACAACATTCTCCGGTAACAGGATTTACTCCACCTGCACAGCTCTCCCCGTTTTAAACTCTTTCCTTCACTGGAATTACCATCAATCCAATCGGACTGTTGATCTTGCTTACCGACACACCGGCGTCTCTTCCACTAACTGGGTCGCATGGGCGCTCAATATCAATGGAGTTGGCATGGCCGGCGCTCAAGCGCTCGTCGCCTTTCAGGGAACCGGAGGAAACATGCAGGCCTACACCTCCTCTGTTATCGACACTCGTATTTCAACCCTCTCGCCGGGAAATTTGAGCTTCAATGTCCCATCCATCTCTGCTGAATTTGTTAGTAGTGAGATTATTATATATGCAACTCTTCACCTTCCCGGCGACGGTACTAGTTTCAATCAGGTCTGGCAAATCGGACCTCTTTCCGGTAACAATCCGGCAGCACACAACTTGGCCGGAGCTAACGTGGCGTCAACAGGGACAGTAAATTTTGCCGACGGTTCTGTGACGGGTGATGGAGGCGCCGCTAGTACTAGACAGAGAAACAAAAAT ATTCACGGAGTATTGAATGCAATAAGTTGGGGAGTTTTGATGCCATTTGGGGCCATAGTGGCTAGATATTTAAAGGTGTTCAAATCGGCTGATCCGGCATGGTTCTATATCCATGTCGCGTGTCAATCGTCAGCCTACATTATCGGAGTAGCCGGATGGGGTACTGGATTGAAACTCGGGGAGGAGTCTGGATTAGACAATACCACACATAGAAACATAGGGATTACCCTCTTTTGCCTTGGCACTCTTCag gtGTTTGCACTTATGTTGAGGCCAAACAAGGACAACAAGTATAGAATGTATTGGAACTTTTACCATTGGGGTGTGGGATACGCTGTGATCATTCTCACCATAGTGAACATCTTCAAGGGATTTGAGCTTTTGAACCCGGCCAAGGGTTGGAAACATGCTTACATCGGAATCATCATATCCTACGGCGCCATCGCTGTCTTGTTGGAGTGTTACACTTGGTACTTTGTTATCAAGAGAAAGAGACATACTCCTCCTTCCGGTGACAAATACCCTTACGCCGGAAACGGACAAGCTGTCTAG